A stretch of Planococcus citri chromosome 5, ihPlaCitr1.1, whole genome shotgun sequence DNA encodes these proteins:
- the LOC135849270 gene encoding proteasomal ATPase-associated factor 1-like: MSVSKRLIQAPMYYIQCDWEDHLNKISGEIWVSCKYKEQPSKHGKLVRMNICSDAGNPAVTATEDFNVNLLTHNAIQIGLKDSKFSCIFLAPRSIYSSVHKKSVTSLDIVEGSSCVSVSVDDDSNVAVWLADGEHKLITFTEHVGTVYKCRWFPSGKVILSYGADMNLKIWCSETGRCPVSLKGHKKAITDSAFVDRGRNIVSVSKDGVCKLWDCGEAICIDNLLEINCCINCCSISTCPNNYRLPESGSPPHERESGTDDKIVLTGSEEGDIHCIGIRSRKVLFSLKLQSAVNCCCCIKPGIFVAGCQDGSIHLISVENTDHIITSWLETNNPALSIMPYQENGFFVGHNDGSCVYRSIIDLDSTIRLNLTGPDGDPIYDICCDNKFIYTACRDSCIRKYSPDSYIVRHFQS, from the exons ATGAGCGTATCAAAAAGGCTCATTCAAGCTCCTATGTATTACATACAATGTGACTGGGAAGATCATCTAAA TAAAATTTCCGGTGAAATATGGGTTTCATGTAAATACAAAG AACAACCCAGCAAACACGGTAAATTGGTTCGAATGAATATCTGCAGCGATGCAGGCAATCCAGCTGTTACTGCCACCGAAGATTTCAACGTCAATTTATTAACCCATAATGCGATTCAGATCGGATTGAAAGACTCAAAATTCAGTTGTATTTTTCTGGCACCCAGAAGTATTTATAGCAGTGTTCACAAGAAAAGT GTCACTAGTCTCGATATTGTAGAAGGATCAAGCTGTGTTTCTGTTTCGGTCGATGATGATTCTAATGTCGCAGTGTGGCTCGCCGATGGTGAACATAAACTG ATTACGTTCACCGAACATGTCGGTACTGTGTATAAATGTCGTTGGTTTCCTAGTGGCAAAGTAATCCTATCTTATGGAGCTGATATGAATCTAAAAATATGGTGTTCAGAAACTGGACGTTGTCCAGTATCATTAAAAGGTCATAAAAAAGCTATTACCGATTCAGCTTTCGTTGATCGAGGTCGAAATATCGTATCGGTTTCCAA AGACGGTGTTTGTAAACTATGGGATTGTGGTGAAGCCATTTGCATAGACAATCTGCTGGAAATCAATTGCTGTATCAATTGCTGCTCGATCTCCACTTGTCCCAATAATTATAGACTTCCTGAAAGTGGTTCTCCGCCTC ACGAACGTGAATCCGGAACTGACGATAAAATCGTTCTGACTGGTTCAGAAGAAGGCGACATTCATTGTATCGGTATTCGAAGCCGTAAAGTATTATTTTCACTGAAATTACAATCAGCTGTAAACTGCTGCTGTTGCATTAAGCCAGGAATATTCGTAGCTGGTTGTCAGGACGGAAGCATACATCTGATATCGGTCGAAAACACCGATCACATTATTACTTCGTGGTTAGAAACTAACAACCCTGCTCTTAGCATAATGCCCTACCaagaaaatggattttttgtcGGCCATAATGATGGCTCGTGTGTTTATCGGTCCATCATTGATCTCGATTCCACCATCAGGTTGAATTTAACCGGACCCGACGGTGATCCTATTTACGATATATGTTGTGATAATAAGTTTATATATACTGCCTGTAGAGATTCCTGTATCAGGAAATATTCTCCTGATTCTTATATCGTGAGACACTTTCAATCTTGA
- the LOC135849268 gene encoding uncharacterized protein LOC135849268: MFQTEFCGLDYNFVVSWDLKNHEKFQDPIFKNDFSSCQDILNKLTELCVNLSSYSSEYVECLKNVYGSASFDQWQSNLSKNNPSIKFTLKNQQNEHRLEEISLLRQRIKRLTREKEELVAEHENLMFKEQNDFDQRIRDVIKLNHARLDSVKRGLEDKYNSEISNLRASFESKFAAAAGQPTIEGSCQCSRNTVERNHLTTESNSEHVEATTSTKFSESGINCFSNEENLNNSVEMLDFQSDQSHQNESHDSLNISDAKHVTESESSRCGDHVELSLNRMDIEERNSQYEISPEMPEPVIDERLSSVENVEKLLAELPAPQTDYDSFVFPFPIKQDMFEDSFWTFERKRDMSLVNELIKIFMNRKSMKKLLPIGGFSKYKEYCHGNVFPCWEIDCLIRNKRFPTMLHRDAHVKKYHPDGRTIFICGTCHWPESTQEALHEHEMFPSKCRKRKRC; the protein is encoded by the exons ATGTTTCAAACCGAGTTTTGTGGATTAGATTATAACTTCGTTGTTTCTTGGgacttgaaaaatcatgaaaaatttcaagatcccattttcaaaaatgacttttctagCTGCCAAGATATCCTGAATAAACTGACTGAATTATGCGTTAATCTTTCGAGCTATTCTTCCG AGTATGTAGAATGCTTGAAAAACGTTTATGGATCTGCTAGCTTTGATCAATGGCAGAGTAATTTGAGCAAAAACAATCCCAGTATTaagtttacgttgaaaaatcaacagaatGAACACCGTTTAGAAGAGATATCATTGCTTCGTCAACGTATTAAACGATTAACTCGTGAAAAAGAAGAATTAGTTGCCGAACACGA AAATCTGATGTTTAAAGAGCAGAATGATTTCGATCAGCGTATCAGAGACGTGATTAAATTGAATCACGCTCGACTAGACTCAGTTAAACGAGGATTAGAGGATAAATACAATTCGGAGATATCGAATTTAAGAGCTTCTTTTGAGAGTAAATTTGCGGCAGCAGCTGGTCAGCC AACTATCGAAGGAAGTTGCCAATGTAGCAGAAATACGGTAGAACGTAACCATTTGACGACTGAATCCAACAGTGAACATGTCGAAGCCACGACTTCAACCAA atttagcGAATCCGGTATTAACTGTTTCTCAAACGAGGAAAATCTCAATAATTCTGTTGAAATGTTGGATTTCCAAAGCGATCAAAGTCACCAAAATGAGTCCCACGATTCGCTTAATATCTCGGATGCAAAACATGTCACGGAATCGGAAAGTTCGAGATGTGGAGATCACGTTGAATTATCTCTGAACCGTATGGATATCGAAGAACGTAATTCGCAGTACGAGATATCGCCGGAGATGCCTGAACCAGTCATTGATGAAAGATTATCGAGTGtagaaaacgttgaaaaattattagcaGAATTACCAGCGCCACAAACAGAT TATGACTCGTTCGTATTTCCGTTTCCTATCAAACAAGACATGTTTGAAGATAGTTTCTGGACGTTTGAAAGAAAAAGGGATATGTCTCTGgtgaatgaattgattaagATTTTCATGAATCGTAAATCTATGAAGAAATTACTACCAATCGGAGGATTTTCCAAA TATAAAGAGTATTGTCACGGAAATGTGTTTCCATGTTGGGAAATTGATTGTTTGATCCGTAACAAGAGATTTCCTACAATGTTGCATCGCGACGCTCATGTTAAAAAATACCATCCTGACGGTAGGACGATATTCATTTGCGGTACGTGTCATTGGCCGGAGTCAACGCAGGAAGCTCTCCACGAGCATGAAATGTTCCCTAGCAAATGTc GAAAACGAAAACGCTGTTAA